TCGGGGTGCGGCCGGTTGCGCTCGAGCGCGCTCGCGATGAAGCGCGCGTCGACGCCGATGTAGCGCGACGCGATCTCGGCCGACTCCGCGGGGTGCTCCGCGACGAAGCGGGTCGCACGCACGAAGCCGCGCACGACCGCGGCGACGGTGGCGGGATCCTCGTCGCGCTGCGCGACGGTGGTGGTCAGCGAGCAGCCGGGGGCGCCGGACCAGACGTCGCCGGTGCGCCGCACGATGCGTCCGACGTCGAGCATCTCCATCATCGTCGCGTACGGCTCGACCATCGACGCCGCGTCCGTGCCCTGGCCGAACAGCGAGATGATCGCGCCGTCGCCCGACGGCTGGCGGAGGATCTCGACGTCGCGCCAGCCGAGGCCCTCGATGAGCGCCATCGCGGTCAGGTCCTTCATCCCGCCGCGCAGCGGCACGGTGACGCGCGCGACGTCGCGCAGCTCGACACCGCTGCGCACGACGACGGCGGCCTCCTCGTGGCCCGAGCCGCAGACGACGAGCATCGGCACGTCGCCGCCCGCGGCGACGCGCGTCCACGGGATCACCGCGAACTGGCTCTCGCCCGACGCGAGCTTGCGCGGCACCATCCACGCGGTGGGCTCGACCTCGAGCACCGAGTCGATTCCCTCGGACGCGAACATTCCCTTCTCGTGGGCGACGTAGGCCGGGATCTGGCATACGCCGCGCAGCAGCGAGAGCTTCACCTGCTTCATGCCCGAGCCTCCCCTCGCCAAGCGCGTTGGCGCCTCACTCTTCCCGAGTGACGCGCGCGAAGCGAGAGGGCGCGCCGCTCGGACGCCGGCGCCGGTCGCGGTTGCGCTCTCCGCACCCGTACGCCATGCTCGCGCGCTCCCGCTGAACGAGTCCCCGGCAACGTTCCCCGCGCCGGGCCAGCACGGAAGGCGTCGTCATGTCCCGTATCCCTCGTCTCTCGCTCCGCACGGCCCGCGCCGTGCTCGCCGCTGGCGTCGCCTGCGTCGTGCTGGCGGCGTGTGGCGGTCACGGCTCTTCCGGTTTCGCGCCGGGCACGGAGCCCGGACCCGATCCGGGTCCGGGCTCGCCCGCGTGCGAGGGCGGCGAGAGCTTCGCGAGCACGTTCGAGGCGATCCAGCAGGTGATCTTCGAGAAGCGCGGCTGCACGCAGGACGTCTGCCACGGCAGCGGCGCGTCCGGCGGGCTGCAGCTCACGCGCGACGTCGCCTACCGGAACCTGTTCGAGGCGCCGTCGCTCGGCAGCCCGCTCCGTCGCGTCGTGCCCGGCGACAACGACCGCAGCTACCTGTGGCTCAAGCTCGCGGCGGCGACGCGTCCCGGCACCGTCGACATCGGCGGCGCGCCGATGCCGCTCGGCCTCGAGCCGCTGACCGAGAACGAGCTCGAGGCGCTGCGCATCTGGATCTACGCCGGCGCGCCGGAGACCGGGACCGTGATCGGCACCGAGGGTCTCCTCGACGCGTGCCTGCCCGAGCCCGAGCCGATCACCATCAAGCCGCTCGATCCGCCGCCGCCGGGCGAGGGCGTGCAGCTCGTCATGCCGCCGTGGCTGCTGCCGGCCAACAGCGAGCACGAGGTGTGCTTCGCGTCGTACTACGACCTCACCGATCAGGTGCCCGAGCAGTACCGCGACCCGAGCGGGCAGTACTTCCGCTTCAAGGCGAGCGAGCTGCGTCAGGACCCGCAGAGCCACCACCTCATCCTGAACTACTCGCGCGTGCCGGTGGAGGACATCCACCACCCGGCCTTCGGCCCGTGGACGTGCAAGGGCGGCGAGCGCGCGGGCGAGCCGTGCGAGCCGACGGACCTGACGTCGTGCGGCAGCGGGCTCTGCGCGACCGAGTACCGCGACGGCTTCACCTGCACCGGCTTCGGACCACCGGTGCAAGGCGGCGTGGCGAGCATCCAGATCGGCGGCGCGCAGCAGGCGCAGCAGACGACGGAGTACGTCGACGGCGTGTTCGCGCAGATTCCGCTGAAGGGAATCCTCTACTGGAACTCGCACGCGTTCAACTTGACGAAGTCCGACCACCTGATGAACGCGCGCCTCAACTACTGGTTCGCGGAGCCCGAGGAGCAGCGTCACCCGGTGCGCGGGATCTTCGACGTGAGCCGCATCTTCTCCGCGAACGCCGCACCCTTCACGACGCAGACGCTCTGCCACGACCACGTGCTCCCGAAGGGGGCGCGGCTCTTCGGCCTCTCGTCGCACACGCACCAGCGCGGCAAGCACTTCACCGTCGACCTGCCCGACGGCACGCGCATCTACGAGAGCTTCGTCTACAACGACCCGCTCGCCGCGGTTTACGATCCGCCGCTGATCTTCGACTCGCCGAACCCGGCCGAGCGCACGCTGCGCTACTGCTCGCTGTTCAACAACGGCGTCAAGGAAGACGGCTCGCCCGATCCCGAGACGGTGACGCGCTTCTCGCGTCTGCCGGCGAGCGTCTTCATCCCCGGCGTGCCGGGACGCTGCAACCCGGTCGCGTGCGCCGAAGGCAAGGTCGGCGCGCCGTGCAGCGGCGTCGGCGACGACGCCACGTGCGACACGTCCCCCGGCGCGGGCGACGGCTTCTGCGACGCCTGTCGCATCACCGGCGGCGAGAGCACGGAGAACGAGATGTTCATCCTGCTCGGGCAGTACTACGTGCCCGACGAGGATCCCGACGCCGAGGGACCGCGGCCGGGGCAGATCGGTGCGCTCGCGTCTGCGAGCGCGGCGCGGCGCTCGGACTTCGTCGGCTTCGCGGTGCCGCCGGCGCAGGGCTGCGCGTCGTCGCACGCGGGGCACGCCGACCCGGCGGGGCACGCGGCGCACACGGGACACTGAGGATCGGGGCCGTCACGCGCCGCGCGCCTTGCAGGCGCGTCCGAGGCCGCTAGCATTCCCGCGCCATGCCGGCGCCGGAACGCGTGCTGCTCGTTCGCCTGAGCGCGATCGGCGACGTCGTCAACGTGCTTCCGGCGCTGACGCTGCTGCGCCGCGCGCTGCCGCAGGCGTTCATCGGCTTCGCGGTCGAGGACCGCGCGAAGGACGTGATCGTCGGCCACCCGTTCGTCGACCGCGTGCACGTCTTTCCGCGCCGTCGCTGGCGCGAGATGCTGCGCCGACCGAGTCCGAGCGGCTGGGCGCAGCTCGCGCGCGAGGTGCGCGCCTACGCGCGCGAGATCCGGGACGAGCGCTACGACGTCGTGCTCGACGAGCAGAGCAACCTGAAAGGCGCCGTGCACGCGCTCGCGAGCCGGGCGCCGCGCCGCATCGGCTTCGCGCGCGGCCACGACTACGAGCTCAACCATCTGCTGTCGACGGAGCAGGTGACGCCGCCGGCATCGCGTCCGCACCGGGTCGACAAGTTCGTCTCGCTGCTCGGCGCGCTCGGCATCGACGGCGACGCGCGCGAGTACGTCCTGCCGCACGACGCCGCCGCCGCGGAGCGCGTCCGAAGCTACTTGACGCAGTCCGGGCTCGGAGCCAAGGCGTACGTCGTGCTCCATCCCGGGACCAGCGACCACGGCGCGGAGAAGCGCTGGCCGCCGGAGCGCTTCGCGGCGCTCGCGCGGCTCGTGGGTGAGCGGCTCGGACGTCCGGT
This window of the Candidatus Binatia bacterium genome carries:
- a CDS encoding glycosyltransferase family 9 protein codes for the protein MPAPERVLLVRLSAIGDVVNVLPALTLLRRALPQAFIGFAVEDRAKDVIVGHPFVDRVHVFPRRRWREMLRRPSPSGWAQLAREVRAYAREIRDERYDVVLDEQSNLKGAVHALASRAPRRIGFARGHDYELNHLLSTEQVTPPASRPHRVDKFVSLLGALGIDGDAREYVLPHDAAAAERVRSYLTQSGLGAKAYVVLHPGTSDHGAEKRWPPERFAALARLVGERLGRPVLVTWGPGEEPLAQKVAELSGGAARVAPRTESLLELVELIRGAAVFVSADTGPMHLAVAAGVTCVALFGPKDPAIYGPYGAQHVVVRPSGPAANGRSMLGIAPEDVFAAVAAKVAPA
- a CDS encoding ABC transporter substrate-binding protein; this encodes MKQVKLSLLRGVCQIPAYVAHEKGMFASEGIDSVLEVEPTAWMVPRKLASGESQFAVIPWTRVAAGGDVPMLVVCGSGHEEAAVVVRSGVELRDVARVTVPLRGGMKDLTAMALIEGLGWRDVEILRQPSGDGAIISLFGQGTDAASMVEPYATMMEMLDVGRIVRRTGDVWSGAPGCSLTTTVAQRDEDPATVAAVVRGFVRATRFVAEHPAESAEIASRYIGVDARFIASALERNRPHPDAIRNQSAMDEILSLMVRLGYLERIPSGYADLSFLDACCTEHAAAGG